A genomic segment from Gossypium hirsutum isolate 1008001.06 chromosome D04, Gossypium_hirsutum_v2.1, whole genome shotgun sequence encodes:
- the LOC107959429 gene encoding indole-3-acetic acid-amido synthetase GH3.17, producing the protein MATIGYEGVLKMIEELTTNAGQIQDEVLREILSRNAGTEYLRGFLHGQTEKQLFKKNVPIVTYEHLKPYIDRIANGETSDILLAEPITGFFLSSGTSGGQPKMTPVTAQVTKNCELFRGFYESPVIKHFGDINQAGKRMELMFARPEIETPSGLKAASVSTSIYKESKFRTILPKLYTSPIETIFCPDPNHGLHCQLLFGLIQRDEVVTIGSLFASTVLRGIKFLENHWQELCYDIKTGRLSDWITDSGCRNAASLVMKPNPEQADLIESICNCKSWEGIIRKLWPKARYIGCICTGVMRQYIAELEFYCRGLPLVSAFYACSEAICGINLEPLCKPYDVSYTFLPSMAYFEFLPVENDHDDSIDMKKNDEDTELVDLVNVKAGQCYELVVTTCAGLYRYKVGDVLMVSGFYNNAPQFQFVERKNVILSVDQEKTSETDLSKAVTEAKALLDPLGFILTEYTSYVDTSSAPGHYVLFWEIKGKEGKHCKELDPKIMVECCSRMEESLHYTYKIYRKRNIIAALEIRVVKQGSFEALMDYYVSKGTSLSQYKKPSCIKSEEALKILDSRVIGKYFSPKSPL; encoded by the exons ATGGCAACGATTGGGTATGAAGGTGTGTTGAAGATGATTGAGGAACTGACCACAAATGCTGGGCAAATTCAAGACGAGGTACTGAGGGAAATACTAAGTAGAAATGCAGGAACAGAGTATTTAAGGGGATTCCTCCATGGTCAAACCGAGAAGCAGCTCTTTAAGAAAAATGTTCCCATTGTTACGTATGAACATCTCAAGCCTTACATAGATAGGATTGCTAATGGGGAGACATCAGATATCCTTTTAGCTGAACCCATTACAGGGTTCTTTCTAAG CTCTGGGACTTCAGGCGGGCAGCCAAAGATGACGCCTGTCACTGCTCAAGTTACTAAGAACTGTGAGTTATTTCGTGGCTTCTACGAGTCTCCTGTTATAAA GCACTTTGGTGACATCAACCAAGCCGGTAAAAGAATGGAGCTTATGTTTGCCAGACCAGAGATTGAAACTCCTAGTGGCCTCAAGGCAGCATCTGTTTCAACGAGCATATACAAAGAGAGTAAGTTTAGAACCATTTTGCCTAAGCTTTACACAAGCCCCATTGAGACCATCTTTTGCCCAGATCCCAACCACGGCTTACACTGTCAATTACTTTTTGGTTTAATCCAACGAGACGAGGTTGTCACTATTGGTTCACTCTTTGCATCTACGGTGCTAAGAGGTATCAAGTTTCTAGAAAATCACTGGCAAGAGCTATGCTATGACATAAAAACAGGTCGATTAAGCGATTGGATCACCGATTCAGGATGCAGAAATGCAGCATCATTGGTCATGAAGCCTAACCCAGAACAGGCTGACTTGATAGAGAGCATATGTAATTGTAAATCATGGGAAGGAATAATCAGAAAGCTATGGCCCAAAGCAAggtatattggttgtatttgtACTGGCGTTATGAGACAGTATATTGCAGAACTCGAGTTCTATTGCAGAGGGCTCCCGTTAGTTTCAGCTTTTTATGCTTGCTCGGAAGCTATTTGTGGGATTAACTTAGAACCTCTATGCAAACCTTATGATGTCTCCTACACATTTCTCCCTAGCATGGCTTACTTTGAATTCCTTCCTGTGGAAAATGATCATGATGACTCTATTGACATGAAGAAGAACGATGAAGATACTGAACTTGTTGATCTTGTAAATGTGAAGGCTGGCCAATGTTATGAACTAGTTGTCACAACTTGTGCAG gACTATATCGATATAAAGTTGGAGATGTTCTTATGGTGAGTGGTTTCTACAATAATGCACCTCAATTCCAATTTGTGGAGAGGAAAAATGTTATCCTAAGTGTTGATCAGGAAAAAACAAGCGAAACAGACCTTTCCAAGGCTGTGACAGAAGCAAAGGCTCTTCTCGATCCACTTGGATTCATCTTGACAGAGTACACTAGCTATGTTGATACTTCTTCAGCACCAGGTCACTATGTCTTATTTTGGGAGATCAAGGGAAAAGAAGGCAAGCATTGCAAAGAACTCGACCCAAAGATAATGGTAGAGTGTTGCTCTAGAATGGAAGAGTCATTGCATTATACATATAAAATCTATAGGAAAAGGAACATAATTGCAGCTTTGGAGATTAGGGTGGTAAAGCAAGGAAGTTTTGAGGCACTAATGGATTACTATGTGTCCAAAGGAACTTCATTGAGCCAATACAAAAAACCTAGTTGCATTAAATCTGAGGAAGCCTTGAAGATATTAGATTCGAGAGTGATAGGAAAGTATTTCAGCCCCAAATCACCGTTATAA